A region of the Parasteatoda tepidariorum isolate YZ-2023 chromosome 7, CAS_Ptep_4.0, whole genome shotgun sequence genome:
tcagaaaaattatagtttatagaAGATGTTTTGGATTGTTTTTATGCGTATTAAGTAGTTCATATTTAAGTtatgtaagtaatttaataccttacaaaaatttaagaaatacatttatttcactATCAATCACTTAATGATGttggattttgaaaaatactcttAAGTCTACTTAAATTTGCAAAAGAGTTTTGCTTATTTTCAGCAATGTAAGTCTTTTTTGATTCGACATAAGTAAACGTAAGTTACAATGCTTCGGTAATATGAATAACTtctaatcagaaaaaaattaagatgcgCAATATACTTTAGGTATTTATTGATATTCTTGctgaccggcctgtgtagggagcagggaactgtccttgcatcagaaaggtcctgggttcgaattccggacaaggcatggatgtttctttctctccctgttctatgtcctttctcctttgtgtgtgaatgttacccgtcctataaacgggttgtggttgtgtgaatggcatggcagaagtcgaattcctggccatagatggcgccactgaaaaacaggaNtctgcaactatgttcaagtagctaacagacgtcagggattgttcttaTGGGTCCAAATGTGcaccatgaaaacattgttcctgggcgagaaaccataaaaccctgggcgagcccattgttatagatggagggtggtcataatgtaatggctcttcggtgtactTTAGGTATTTATTGATATTCTTCTGGTTTTGATAGTATTTTGAAGAGTTATCAAGAaccaattttcaatattaaggCAAAACTCTACTCAAAGTTTacaattctgaagaaaaaaaaatgtacaattttttcttacgcaaagaaatttattcaaaaccatatgaaagtgggatttttttttcacagtagGCCAAAagcttttaacaaataaatgttgtaagtttatgtaaattaattttgtaagttcatattaaacatttactgatattttattagtaaaattccaacttgaatttcaaaaattctttaactttgATATTCACAGTTGAATATATTATCATTCAATAAATCCCAATGTTTTTCAAGAAATTGGATTCCAgttgattataaatttacaatttcgtttaaaatgtaaagaagaTAAATAAGGGAAAGCttaatatacttattatttagcaaatacaataaaatatgtatagtatatatatttctgtacttaagcactataataaaaattaatttctaacatAAAAACTGGGCAAATAGGAAACATGCATATTGCATCTATACATTCAGtacttaatacaataaaatttctttttacttaaaattggaCAAGTAGGAAACATGCACAGtgtatcaatattttcttacaatacTAAAAATACTTCATATAAAACCTGGACAAATATGAAACACGTGtagtaatttagtaattaaataaaaatataaatttataaagtaaatgaatttaaaaaagaaaataaatttataaatttatttaaaatgataaaaatgtttaaatataaaactggaatatttatacaatatctaatataaaatttggaCAAATAGAAAAGATGTttagtatttcaatttttaattacaataaagatAACTTATATGAAAAGTGGACAAATATGAAACATGTAtagtaatttagtaattaactgtgataaaaaaaaatttattacaagaaaaatttcttacacttttgtttgtgttttgctatcacttgaaatatttttaatttatatttctagcatataattattctatcaaatttcatttgaaaacacttttttgCTAAAAGAGAGACGATTTAAATATTACTCgaattaagaaacaataaataaaaatcataagaaaactGGACCACAAACAGATTAGATTATGAGTAGATAGATAcgtcttgttttattttgagtCACTAAATCCCCAAAACACCCAATGACTCAGAAAAATTGGcctcagtttgaaaaaaaaaaagagaaaaaaagtcagTGACCATGACCTTGTGAAACGGATGTCCTACCCCACAGTCATAAGtcaaaatagaacaaaaaaatctcgAACAAGGAAAGGAAGAAGTTACacctctatttttttctttctatatctagaaaaaaaagttgccagAACAAAGTAGTGGCCAGCTCTTAGCAGGTGTGAAGTATAGAATAAAACTTATGGTCCTACGCACCCGGAAGTTTTAAGTCCGTTTCATGCTTTGCGCCTCAGTAAATTTGTTATTAGCGAAGTAAAAACATTGTTTAGAAAAacgttaaagttttttttttttttttttttttttattttNtttttttttttttttttttgaaaaaaatactattttaattttgtttattaacagtaaaaaaaaacaatacttattATGACAGTGTTTTTGTTATTGCATTAACAAACGacagtgaaaaataatatttataatgatcaTGTCAGTCTTATTGGAGTTCcatcatttttaattgagttgCATATTAATTAGTAGCTAATGTacaatttctccaaaaatataattggaaataaagtaaaaaacagaaaatattgttagactaattaatgaataaataagtgattttttgacaatataaatattatatttataaggtCAAATATTGTCAATTGATTTCtgacattataaatattatgtcaGATGTGATATTGTCAATTGATTTCtgacattataaatattataaaacataaatataaataatgcttcaacttaataaacttaaaaatgattaaaaaaaaactttataataatattttaatgaatggtATTATTTGCTTTAAGCATAACTAGATTCATAATATTTGAACatgaaaattgattattttgaaacatataaaatagaaaactagtTTGTTTGACAACAAatgaatttcatgaaattactgctgtcataaaaattattttgttcaacaACAATCATGACAAAATCCAAATATTTTGTGCTTAAAAACTAATCCAATCAGCGTAATGgtgtgaaattaacattttacatgCTTAGCTGTTTTCATAGTAATTTATTACCTTCGATTCTACTGTTTGGGGGTgctgtatttgttttattttgttaaaatttataaaaacgggtgacttaaatagaaaatttaaaatttttagtcagGATGTATTTTAATACCTTATACTCAAACATTcttagaaaattgatttttatgttatcGAACtacgtattttattaatatttaatttttcattaaaacacttataatatattttataattctactccaagaaaatttttttttgatgaaagctaccaaaatatggtaaaatttaccttatttcTAATTCTAAGAGAATACCGAACAGCtcagttaattttaccaaagtgctagggttatgattttggtaaaactaacgataaaatttaaggttttacaatgtgtgataaaatttggtacgtgtggtaaaatttggtaattatatcTTGATACCTTTGACGTAAATTAATCTACTTTTCAgatttgtatttgttactaaatgtgtggtaatactaattgtaattttgaaaacctaaaATTCCAATAAACCGTTGTTTAAGTAACGAAAATAtgaccaaatgaatgattttaatactacatatttcagttttattaaccaaagtTAGGTTTTCTTTTAGACAAAAATATACAGTTAggttttttggaaatttcttcttCGTGTAGGCTATGGCCTAAACATTTTCTTGTAATAACTGTGAAAGTTTAATCTTATATGACTTTTTTGTTACCAAGTTAGTGGTCGTTATCCAATTTTCGTTTACTGTTTTTGGTGAGTTATTAAACTGTGATTTCGATTTGAACTGTTACACAGTTTATGTTTACGCTTGGTTGGAAAAGTTAATAATAGTATGTGAACGATAGTTGACAGAAAACTCGTGTcactataaaatgaattaataactgTTTATTTCGTACTTGGTATTTTAAGTTTACCTTACTCGAATTTAACCTGTTACGGAACAATGCATTTTCTTAATTCTGTTCTATTTTCCAATCGTTAAATCAAGCACGACCCCCTTGATGTTgtgttttattgcatttatggCAATTTTCTAGTTTTAGAGCACGGTTCTGtcgttttattactttataaaacaGAGAAACACATATGGTTTTTGTTTACTGGCTATTAGTTCTTGATTATTAGGTATTGTTTTCAcgtaaattgtttataaatttctataatttcacgtaatttattttttcttaaattataccCTTAAGGACTTTGTATTAGGACAAGTTTATTTAGTGAGTTTTCGtttgatttctttaattaaaatatcatctcCTCATATATTTAGCCATATTAAAGATAATTGTCTCGAGtggagtcgtggtggctcaggtgatagagcgttcgcctcttAATGAgatgacccgggttcgaatcccagtaatggccggttgatacgaattccgcacccggcttgcatcgaccacagtgctgacattaaatatcataagcgctagacggatcatagattagagtccccttgccatcaggcttaCTAAgagaagttttcgtggttttcttcccCATGTAACGCATATGTGGGCTAgttctttgttaaaaataagtcCCCCACGTATGCAAAAttttcccaatactcgatccaggagttaccttaTCCTCTGCATTGGGTTCACAAAGCAACGGAGTAGGACATTGATAGTCGTATACAGaaaatttggtcggctgttcgacaacgattataaaaaaaatattaaatggctCGAATCAGTAGAAGTTTTTATGTCAAAAACTATGAGGtgcaaaatgttttgtaaaattttttttgtttactctacttataaatttgttttcttattatatttttgaatgataatcTTATTTTCCCCCTTTTATTTCCAGAGTTCATTGATTGCTCAAGATAACGATCTCTTTCGTCAGTTGTTGTCGCTCCATGACTCAATAGCAGAATTGAGAGAACGTCAACGACATAGTGCCCTATGCATGGATGACGAAGATGAAGACGAGGAAGAGGACATTGAAATCAGTCGATGCGTTGGAAATCGGAGCACTGAAAGCAACTCTCCAAGTCTCGAGTCGCTCTCTGATCCCGGAGAGCTTCCAGAAACGTCTCCAGAATCCACACTTTCCTCCCGCTCTAGTCTATCCGGTACCAGTTCCGATTCCTGCAAGcaacatatttacaaaagttgCGGTAATCATCACCGTAATCGGTATCGGAAAGATGACAAGCATAGATATAGGGCGAATAACAAAAATCCCAACGATTCTAGGCCACTTGTATTTATAGACAAATCTGAGATTTGCTTCAGGTGTCGGAAAATGGCGCCTCCATATCGAAGATCTAGTTCGATCACAAGTTTATATTACTTGCACGAGGACATGGAATCTTACGATTCGGGTATACATCTGCAAGGTTCGCACTCTGATTCAGATCATGAAATATTCGTGTGAAAACTCTGTGCTTACTATATGTGTGCTTGTTGTGAATGTCTGATAGtcagtgcaattttttttctaaatttgcaattaaagaCAATCCTAGAGCCTGTCATGCTGTTTAGATTAGTTATGTAAATAGTTATTGTCATGTGAGTCTTGTTTGTGCATTGCGCATATCTTCAAACAAATCAACATTATTTGTATGAGTGCTTGTATTTGGATCATGATGTAcgcaataaagaatttttataagacTTGTATTCATtctctatttaaattaatgtgtgTAAATCTGCCTTCATTCCTTACTTTCAGTCAATGCACAAGATACATAAACTTGcctttatacattattttcaattgataCATGAGCCTGCCTTCATTCatctattacaattaataaaaatatacataaaccTACATCCACTCTTTACGTTCAACTAATGCACAAGATAgttacataaatttaacttcattcattattttcaattgataCATAAGATACATGTACCTGCCTTCCTTCCTCTATACCAGTTAATAAAGATATACATAAACTTGCCTTCcttccttatttttaatcaataaataaaatgtagaattcTATGTCCATTCTTCATATTTTCAGTTAGTGTAAAATACAGAAAACCCTccattagttttatatttttaattaaaacataaaccaaaaacttaaaaaataagcttataaTAGCAAATAAGGATGCAGCAATGGAAAAAGTGCTGGTACTCCTGTTCAAGTTTAAGTAGGAAAAAACCCAGTGCAaaactcaattatttaaaattaaacatctgaaaactgaaaaaaaagcaaggtgtttttataattgttgaattattaaaatatgttaagctacgttaaataaagtttgctttcattaattttttcatatttaatcgTTCTGTACTTTCTCATTGCCTTTACTAtgcctttaaaaattatctaattaccTTTacctatttcaaatttaaaacatcaaaacgatttaacttaatatatttcaatataaagctgaaattaaaattttgcttagaaatttaaagataatttttttgcaaattattatgagggaaaatattaatagtaaattaagaTGATAAAAAGTAGATTGAGAGCCTTGGTAGAAAGGCCACGCAATTTTGACCTTTGTTAGACGAAGTGGACAATGCCTAAGCTGCAAATTTCTCTAAGCTTCTACACTTCAACTAAAAGAGGTTTTTCAGTCACGATAAATTTAACGTGCATATTCCTGCGTATGCACACTGATTGTTTTGCCGGCAGCCAGAATCTAACTCACTACCCCCAGCCATGTGAGCGACgctgcactgttagaatttccattctaaaattatggtaaaataacggATTGAATCCTAgtaaccgtaaattttacgttgaagaacatttttttacttttaatgttttgaaaccGTTAAATCTactatggttaaaaaaacaaaaatactaaatcctgcggttttttaaccatttccaACTAGCATAGTTACAAAAccgtgaaaaagaaatttaactggatattAAATAGAGTTTAGAAGAGGAGGCGAATCGTACTCTAATAGTTCTGGGTCACAAATTGTAGAGTGCTGGACACTGAAAACTCTCCGTGATTTGAAAGTTACGAAGGTAATAATGCGGCTCAAACCCTGTggctcgaacccccgttctgtcggtcatAAGATTGACATATTAGCCCTCACAGCTAAAATATGTATCCATCTGCAAAGGAGAAAGTGACTTCATTATGTGAACCTAACTGGTACGATAAagttctggttgtttaaccatatAAGGTGAAGGCAgtcattaagtaatttttctagcaattagctgtttgaataccatctaatttatggttatttgagtgttttactttaatatggtgaaataattaaataaattgttattcaaccattttttcgtgaaattaaTATACACGATATAGTGTGATCCGCCAACAAACCAGGCAATCAGTATTTCACGATAGTTTGGCTCATGCTTACAAAGTTTTTCTCTTTGCTTAATGCTTACATTATCTGGACATAATATGATTCTAATTAGTTATGCAACGTATGTAatgaaaattactgtaatcgaataaaaaatataagataaaattccttaattccttttaatatttttttaaaattttttaaagatagagaggaatatatatttttcttttcggcagaaaaataataatttgacaaTGCTTTCACCAAAACACATTCTTTTCTCCGAATTTACTACCACATTTGGTGAGGAGGTAAATGTTTAGCCAGGGCCGTGAATATGGATGTGgttgaaaataattgtctagacttttaaatggaaaaattacaataaatttaaatgaaaattttttcccttggttaaaattgtgttaaaatcactgaattatcCCCCAGTTTCGCATTTTTTATGAAGCTAAGCACTAAAGTAttgtagcaaatttttaaatattaaaaatcaaataatttcctTCTTATTCACATTTGTGAACGGAAACtagcaaaatacaaactaaGTTTAAGTTACAAGTCATAATAAAATTCTGTTACTAATTCCCACTGTTATAAAAATCACACgtttttcgtaaaaatgttttttttttcagacatcAACCAGACCTGTAAAGAACAACCTTATaccggaattaaaaaaaaataattataaattatttacatgatTCACCTGAACAAgcaaaaaattcaatacatacatattttctaattacaccaattattacatattattttacagttcCATTTTCCTCcttgtttaataattgtttaatgaatGTTTAATGAATCCTCcttgtttaatgaattttcctccttgtttaatttttctgaataattatttatataattataaatttaatttttcattaaatcgtTATTGttgatgatataaaaataaacaaggatgtaaaatttaagcaaattgcttgaaaattacAATCTATATTCCCTCTGataattatatagtttaatttaatctcTCTGAACTGAGGTATTTTTTCCGAATCTTATACCGGAACGATGTTTTTTCAGACATATAAAATTACCTACAAAAGTTCTACAAAATCACTGATAAATTATGCATCACAACaggaaggaaaatttaaaaaaaaaactgtctagtACAGAAAGCTTGCCAATAgtcaaattcacattttttaaagaaaatttaggtAGCGGAAGATTTTCCGAACTGCactagaaaatgaaaaatatttgtgatcataaatatgttttcatgCGTGAAATATGAACAAGAAATGCCAGTATTTCATCTTATCTTAAAAGCTTCTATGTTCAGATTAAAAAAACGTGACTATAGATGATTCATAATGAAAACTCTTTTGGtgatgtatttataaaatacatgttTAGTATTCTACGTGCATAATTTTCATTGCGCAGATAATGTGAGAAGGAATTTAGCTGGAATTCGAATactaaaattaagtttcataatAACGGAAGCGGTAATTTAGTCGGGTTTTGGTTACATAAAAGcagttatataaatattcagATACCGCTTATCTATTCTTTTTAcggcaaaaatattaaaataaatcgaaaacaaGACAATTTAGACTTACTTAAATAGCGTTCAAATACGCtctattagataaaaataaatacacgtgaaaatgaataaaattttcaaaaaaatgaattaaaaaaatattattaaaaattatgctttttcgtagtaaaatttttccaacctacacaatcgttacttttttttatgatgtgttgatttatttattttaattttgatatttgcaTGTAAAttgtataatacttttttaaaagctctgaATTCCTAAAAGTTTGtgcttaaaaaaatccatttttgaatttatttataatatcagcttattatttaatgatttgaaaaaactagtttaattcaatttttatacatacaaCTAGGGACGGGAGGTCCAATCCCTGCTCACGATCGCTTGACACtagtttaattcaatttttacacATACAACAGGGCGCGGGAGATCCAATCCCTGCTCACGATAGCTTGACACtagtttaattcaatttttatacatacaaCTAGGGACAGGAGGTCCAATCCCTGCTCACGATCGCTTGACACtagtttaattcaatttttatacatgAAACTAGGGGCGGGAGGTCCAATCTCTGCTCACGATCGCTTGACACtagttaaattctatttttatacatacaaCTAGGGGCGGGAGGTCCAATCCCTGCTCACGATCGCTTGACACtagtttaattcaatttttatacatacaaCTAGGGACGGGAGGTCCAATCCCTGATCACGATCGCTTGACACtagtttaattcaatttttatacatacaaCTAGGCGCGGGAGGTCCAATCTATGCTCACGATCACTTGACGCtagtttaattcaatttttatacatacaaCTAGGGACGGGAGGTCCAATCCCTGCTCACGATCGCTTGACACtagtttaattcaatttttatacatacaaCTCGACAATACGATCGCTTGACACtagtttaattcaatttttatacatacaaCTAGGGGCGGGAGGTCCAATCCCTGCTCACGATAGCTTGACGCtagtttaattcaaattttatacatacaACTAGGGGCGGGAGGGCCAATCCCTGCTCACGATCGCTTGACactagtttaattaaatttttatacatacaaCTAGGGGCGGGAGGGCCAATCCCTGCTCACGATCACTTGACGCtagtttaattcaatttttatacatacaaCTAGGGGCGGGAGGTCCAATCCCTGCTCACGATCGCTTGACACTAGTTNCTATAGATGATTCATAATGAAAACTCTTTTGGtgatgtatttataaaatacatgttTAGTATTCTACGTGCATAATTTTCATTGCGCAGATAATGTGAGAAGGAATTTAGCTGGAATTCGAATactaaaattaagtttcataatAACGGAAGCGGTAATTTAGTCGGGTTTTGGTTACATAAAAGcagttatataaatattcagATACCGCTTATCTATTCTTTTTAcggcaaaaatattaaaataaatcgaaaacaaGACAATTTAGACTTActtaaatagcatttaaatatgctctattagataaaaatatatacacgcgtaaatgaatagaattttcaaaataaaaaaaaagaattaaaaaaatattattaaaaattatgcttttttgttgtaatatttttccaaCCTACacaatcgttacttttttaatgatgtgttaatttatttattttaaaattttgaagtttgcaTGTAAAttgtataatacttttttaaaagctctgaATTCCTAAAAGTTTGcgcttaaaaatatctatttttaaatttatttataatatcagcttattatttaatgatttaaaaacactagtttagttcaatttttatgCATACAACTAGGGGCGTGAGATCCAATCCCTGCTCACTATCGTTTGACAATCTTCAAAATAGCTAACGGAATTCCTCCGAGATCACTCTTTTCTGCCtcgtttaatatatatatatacacgtaTAACCTTATTATGTACCATTATATCTATTATTGTTACATTCGAATATGCTCGTCAACGTTCACCAATTCACGGAGATGTGGAACAGTTCTTTTCTTGGCAACAGAGCTGCATAAAATGCAATTCTGGATTCATCTCTATATATCGTAGCAACTGTCGAACAAATCacgaacttttaaatttattaaatttagtgatATCTAAGttcggtttttttttaattatttcaccaCTCTGAATCATCGCCACAACACTATATAGTGGTAAGGGATTTCACTGTATAGTTTTAGGGAGTAGTAGAAATATGACTATTTTATGCAAGATTATCACTTAATATAGCCTTTAACATTTTAACCTTCCAGAATAACGTCTTCCAAGTTCTAGTGAATTTCATAACACATTGATAAttgtgaacaaaaaattattcatctgCTCCAAAAGGCtgcattaaatgatttattagtatttgaataattattatcagaTTTATTGCCTAATTAACATATTCTccaaataactttaaacatttaattaaaacttactaTACCAGCAAATTTcgataaagaattttaaatttttatcaacatttaaattctataacaaaataattatgctatatatatatgataaacatattaatgaaatatattatgatCATAAAACAGGAAGAAACAGAGGGCATTCTGTtccttaattctttatttaacagtagagataaaaattatcaagtcaCAGGTCTAAGGGACCAGcaactattaaaatatagctAGGCCAAACTGATCTGTTCGCatgtttttattagatttacGAAAAATATGAGTATATAAAAAGGCtaataaagtgaatttaaacccaaaatttgcAATACGTAGAATATGTAACGTCACAATGATAATGAAATATGCTAAAGCATAGTCCAGAGCAGGAAATTGATtataaggaaacaaaaaaaaaaaaaaacatacatttacatCGATCCTAGTAGGCTGATACCTATTTTATGGTGGTCCGAGTCAAATTGTGATGGTTGCAACGAACTACTGTAAATGTCGAACCGTGCAGTTTACATATTTGGTGtgcatatatataataattattatgagcaaataatattagttcagtgcattaaatgaaaaaatacaacttttgcATCCAGTTTTAAAATCGAGGTAGATTCAGTATAACATGTTACAagcaattattgtaattattttaattaaaaaaaaagaatgataacAGTCacagcaaacaatattttttttttatttattagatatcCAAGGATAAAAATTGCATGATTATAACCCTCATTGCGGGAGAACATGTCATCAGTCCATTTTGTCAGGATAAGTTTTCCGTTTTTGTATGCGAGTGTAACTAAGCgaatcatttttagttttctgcagcttttggaagaagaaaaaacaagttttacatACTCGcctagttcaaaaaaaatttcttataaaacatATACAAACGCTTTACATCTTTGAAAAGCTTGCTTAAGACGCCAATCTTAGACCTATTGCAGCTCTCTTTTGTAGTAATGCTTCATACAAAATCGTTAACTTTTTACCATCCTGGCTTGAtgtgtacagtgcgcaaaaaagtGAACGAGactccctgaataacttttgctctaatgatcggatttttgc
Encoded here:
- the LOC107455646 gene encoding uncharacterized protein — protein: MSSDSELGGPSPLPSPIFARCSPARGTVARKCREFYLKRLERTASMQKRWSICDVPQDSFQEFDSPADLKKDNDDLKSNTENETNEISNENSIGIPRDCDNSFGGYPLRKCRSSFDLAMDSLRKEISSLIAQDNDLFRQLLSLHDSIAELRERQRHSALCMDDEDEDEEEDIEISRCVGNRSTESNSPSLESLSDPGELPETSPESTLSSRSSLSGTSSDSCKQHIYKSCGNHHRNRYRKDDKHRYRANNKNPNDSRPLVFIDKSEICFRCRKMAPPYRRSSSITSLYYLHEDMESYDSGIHLQGSHSDSDHEIFV